ACGAGCGGTCCCCGTGCGGGAAGGTCATCGGGTAGCCCGGCAGCAGGCGAGGCGAGTCCAGGACCGGCCGGCCGCCCACGGCGTTGAGCAGGTTGGCGGCCAGGGTCAGGTGCAGCATCTCCTCGACAAACACGCTCGTCACCACCTCGACCGCTGCCGCGTTCCGCTCGGCGTCGAGGGAGTACAGAGCGCAGAGGTACGGCGGCAGCGTGCAGTGCTCGAGCTCGATGGCCCACTGCAGGTGCTCGCGGAGTGAGTCGAGGTCCTCGACCCCCCTCGTGCCGGAACTCGTCGCGCGACTGGTGGACATGCAGGGCCTCCTCCTACCGCCTCGGACGGCGGTTGACTGATCACCCCACCCGACCGTGCAGCCGCCCGATCCGTGACACCTGCGGCCCGGCTTCGTTCGTCACAGCTCGACGTCCGCTGTGGTCGGCTAGCCATGACGCCGAGCCGTAGCCCGATCGCAGGCACAGACGAAGTCCTGCGCGCCCGCAATCATGAGATCGCCGAGCTCCTGATGAGCGCCGCAGACGCGGACAGGGACCGCCTGGTGGAGGAGTTGACGGTGATCAACATGCCGGTCGCCAGGGCGGTGGCCCGTCGCTACGCAAGACGCTATTCAGGCCGCTCTGAGCACGCGCCAGACATCCTCGGGGTCACCTACCTGGCGCTCGTGCGTGCTGTACGCGCCTTCGACCCCATGCTGGGCAGGGACTTCCTCAGCTACGCCGTTCCGTGCCTGAACGGCGCGGTCCGCCACTACTTCCGTGATGACGCGTGGCTGATCCGACCGCCCCGGCACCTTCAGGACGCTCATGTCTCGTATTGGCGGGCCCGGGACGACTGCCCGGACACGCACGTCTCTGAGGGTGTCGATGTCGGCACGTGCTACCGGCCATTCAGCCTCGATACGCCCGACCCCGAGGACCAGTCGAGGCTGGGCGATGGACTCGTCGATGAGCGCGATAGTGCGTGGGCCGACAGCGAGTTGAGGATGCTGGTGTGGCCGCACATTGCCTCGCTGTCCGCTCGTGATCAACGCATCCTCCACCTGCGCTCGCAGGGGAGGACGCAGTCCGAGATCGGTCGCGAGCTCGGGATGTCGCAGATGCATGTGTCGCGACTGTTGCGCTCCCACCTGGAGAGGCTTCAGCGACTTGTCTACGCGGCCTGACGCACGACGCACGACGCCCTTCGGACTCGGAGGCACCAGCACCGACCTGCCTGCTCACTCACGAGGCGGAGCGAGGGCCTGCGGGTCACGGAAGGCCTGCAATCAGCGGTTGCCTCGGCCGCTCGCTTCGCTTCTCGCAACCTGGCGGCGAAGCCGGTAAAGCACCGGTGCCCGTGGAGGATTATGAGGGATCGCGGCGATATGCAGGGCGAGAAATTAGTTGTCATGTGCAACTAATTGTGAAATACTGGAAGCACCTCGGAAGACGTGTGCCAATTCAGAGAAGGCCCTGACCGAGGTTGTTGTGGTCGCCGCTCCGGTGGCCCCATTCGATCAGCCCCTTGTTCTCCGGAACCGGGGGCTTTCTGCATTTCTGAGAGGAGTTGTGATGCAAGAACCTCGACGTCTGTCAGTCGTCGACAACCGTGCCAGCTCGATGACGGTGGCGAGTTATCTAGAAGAGTGGCTGTGGGCCAAGCAGTCCCTGCGTGCATCGACCTTCAAGTCCTACGAGAGTCACGTTCGCAACTATTTGGTGCCCTACGTGGGGCACCACCCGTTGGGGGAGCTTCGCCCGGCGCATCTCGACAAGATGTACCGCGAACTCGCCTCACGAGAAGACCAGCGGCTCTCCGTGTCGACGCTGAGGCGTGTACACGCCACGCTGCTCAGCGCATTGAGCACCGCGGTGAAGCGCGGGCAGCTGGAGCGCAATCCAGCTAGCGCTGTGGAGCTACCACAGCAACGGCGTCGTGAACCGGTGACTTGGACCGCGAAGGACCTCCAAGCCTTCCTTCAAGCCGTGCAGTCTGACCCGCTTCACCCCTTGTTCTTGCTGCTGGCGGTCACGGGACTCCGTCGAGGTGAGGTGATCGCGTTGAGGTGGCGTGATGTCGACCTGAACCTTGGTCGCCTCAGCGTTCGGCAGGCGGCTGTGCTGGTGGGTGGGCGAGTCGTTGTTGGTGAGCCCAAGTCCAGGTCGGGTCACCGAACCATTGCGGTGGACGACGAGACCTGTCGTCGTCTGACGTGGCACAAGCGCGCGCAAGAACTGGCTGTCTCTCGCGTGCTGGCGCCTCCGCAGCGCCCCGAGCTCGTGTTCTCCGACGAACATGGTGAGGCGTTGGATCCAGCGCACGTGTCACGACGCTTCGTGCGCCTGGTCCACGCGTGCGGGTTGCCGCGGATCCGGCTGCACGATCTCAGGCACACCTCCGCCTCGCTCGGACTCGCGTCGGGGGAGTCACTCGTCGAGGTCAGCCGACGGCTTGGCCACAGCTCGCTAAGCGTCACCGCAGACATCTACAGCCACATCTCGCCTGAGGTTGCCAAGCACTCGGCGGAACGGCTGGCTGCCTCCATCTACGGCGACGAACCCATCACCACGCAAGGAGGTCTCCGATGAGGCAGGCCAAGCGCTTCCTCGTAGGCGCAAGGAGGCAGATCAAGAAGGTGCTGTTGGCGCTCCATCGCGAGCTCCAGCGGCTGGCCGATGCGATCGGAATATGGGCCCAACGACGTCGCGACCAGTACGCAGCGGACCCCGGCTACGCCGAAGCGCTAGTTCGAGTCGCGATCGCGGCTGCCGACCTGCTGCTCGACAACCGGAGGATCAGAAGTTTCGCCTTCCAACTGGCTGAGGCGCTCCTGGCCGTCCTCCGCGGACGCGGCCGACGGCTGGATCCCGGTCACGGCTACTGGGATTAGCAGACCGAACATCTCGACATCTCCAATCCGAGCCCCCGACATCCGTCGGGGGCTTTCGTCATTTCAAGAGGAGGACAAACCTGATGAGCAAGGAAACGCTGGAGCACCTGAACACCCACACGTTGATCGGGAACACGGACCACCGCGGCACCGCATGGCACTACCGAGCCGAGCACCAAGGCGTCGAGTCGAACCACTACCCCGGCCCCATACCGGTCTCGGACGTCGAGCGTCGTCTCTTCTCCTGGGAAGCCGTCTCGCGGCAGATCGCGGTCGAGACGCCAACCGACGTCACGACGATGACGCACCTCAGCTCGGCGGGAAGCCCCGTCCGTTGGGACGTGGTCGAGGACCGGCAGGCCATCTGCCGTGATGACAACAACGCGGTTATGGGCATCTTCGCCCCCGGCTACGCCATGCACCAGTACCGCGAATGGCTGCTGGGCACCGTAGCCAACTTGCTCGACGACGACCTGAGCATCAGCTCAGCTGGGCTCCTTCGAGGAGGGGCGGTCGCTTGGGTCGAGGTCTCGGTCCCGGAGTCGATCACGACGCCGCAGGGGGTGATCTTCAGGCCCAACCTCCTCGCCACTACCAGCTTCGACGGCTCGACCGCCACGACCTACAAGCGCACCATCACTGACGTCGTATGCGACAACACCCGCGAGACAGCCTTGGCTGAGAAGGGCCAGGCCTACAAGGTGAAGCATTCACGGCACTCACGCACCCATCTGATGGCGGCCCGGGACGCTCTGTCGATGGTGCACACCATCGCGGACTCCTTCGCCCGAGAGGTCGCTCACCTGTGCGAGGTCAAGGTGCCCGACCCTGCGTGGTCTTCGTTCCTGGACACCTATGTGCCAAGGGTGGGGGCGGACGGTAGAGCCCTGACGGGGAGATCGCTCACCCTGGCCGACAAGAAGCGCGACCTCTTGGACAACCTGTACCGATACGACGACCGGGTAGCGCCTTGGTCAGGCACCGCACATGGGGCGCTTCAGGCGGTCAACACCTACGAGCACCACGAGAACCCGGTCAGAGGAACCAGCAGGCCCGAGCGGAACATGCTGCGGACCATCGCAGGTGACTTCGGGCGGGTCGACCAGGAAGCGTGGTCAACGCTGCAAGCCGTGCTGGCATGACTACTGAGGGGGCGGCCACCAGGCCGCCCCCTCGCTGGTCTTCTCGCGTTTCTGGCCTCACTCGGCATAGGTGACAGTGAGTGACAGCCCGCCGGTGCTGGAAAAGCTCCACTGGTAGTCCAGCCCGGCCTCCGACGCCTGTTGAGGCTCGGTGCCGTTGGTGGTCGTGCCGATCTGAGAAGTCAGGGCATCGGAGGTGCCTACCTCGTCCAAGAGGCACGTGAGAGCGTCGAGGAACTCCTGGTAGGCCATGGGGGCGCCGGCGATGATGATGCTCTTGCCGTTGTCCCCGAGTGAGAACGCTGAGCTCCCGGGGAAGAGCTTCTCTGCGGTGGCGCGCTCGAAGGCGCATGAGTTGTAGGCGTCGGAGAGGTCGACAGACGCCGTCGACGCCGACGACG
This genomic window from Nocardioides anomalus contains:
- a CDS encoding sigma-70 family RNA polymerase sigma factor, producing MTPSRSPIAGTDEVLRARNHEIAELLMSAADADRDRLVEELTVINMPVARAVARRYARRYSGRSEHAPDILGVTYLALVRAVRAFDPMLGRDFLSYAVPCLNGAVRHYFRDDAWLIRPPRHLQDAHVSYWRARDDCPDTHVSEGVDVGTCYRPFSLDTPDPEDQSRLGDGLVDERDSAWADSELRMLVWPHIASLSARDQRILHLRSQGRTQSEIGRELGMSQMHVSRLLRSHLERLQRLVYAA
- a CDS encoding DUF932 domain-containing protein; this translates as MSKETLEHLNTHTLIGNTDHRGTAWHYRAEHQGVESNHYPGPIPVSDVERRLFSWEAVSRQIAVETPTDVTTMTHLSSAGSPVRWDVVEDRQAICRDDNNAVMGIFAPGYAMHQYREWLLGTVANLLDDDLSISSAGLLRGGAVAWVEVSVPESITTPQGVIFRPNLLATTSFDGSTATTYKRTITDVVCDNTRETALAEKGQAYKVKHSRHSRTHLMAARDALSMVHTIADSFAREVAHLCEVKVPDPAWSSFLDTYVPRVGADGRALTGRSLTLADKKRDLLDNLYRYDDRVAPWSGTAHGALQAVNTYEHHENPVRGTSRPERNMLRTIAGDFGRVDQEAWSTLQAVLA
- a CDS encoding tyrosine-type recombinase/integrase, with product MQEPRRLSVVDNRASSMTVASYLEEWLWAKQSLRASTFKSYESHVRNYLVPYVGHHPLGELRPAHLDKMYRELASREDQRLSVSTLRRVHATLLSALSTAVKRGQLERNPASAVELPQQRRREPVTWTAKDLQAFLQAVQSDPLHPLFLLLAVTGLRRGEVIALRWRDVDLNLGRLSVRQAAVLVGGRVVVGEPKSRSGHRTIAVDDETCRRLTWHKRAQELAVSRVLAPPQRPELVFSDEHGEALDPAHVSRRFVRLVHACGLPRIRLHDLRHTSASLGLASGESLVEVSRRLGHSSLSVTADIYSHISPEVAKHSAERLAASIYGDEPITTQGGLR